The region CATGGTCGCCGCGCTGGCGGCCTGCTTTGGCGTAACGGCCGCTCACGCCGAGGCCTATCGCCTGGCCTATTCCAAAGCCGAGAACATCGAGATCTTCGTCGACCATACGGGCGCGGCCTGGTGCAGTCCGCATCTGGCCTTGCGCGCGGTCTATGGCGGCGCCCCGGATCAAGCCGCGCTGGCTCGCCTGCTGCCCAAGGTCGGTGTATTGCTGGGTAACCAATGTCCGCAAGCCGTCGCGCTGCGCTGGACGGCCGCTGACAAGTCCGGCCAGCCGTCAGGGCAGGGGAGCAGCACCAAGGCCTCGGGCTGGACGCTGCAAGCCGACGCCGCGCCGGCGCCGGCCGCTGCTGCCGTGGCTGCTGCCCCGGCAACGACGCCTGCCCCGGCCGCGGTTAGTGCGGCTCCGGCTCCGGCTCTGGCCCCCGCCCCGGTTGAAGCGGCGCCGACGCCCGCACCCGCCGCGAGTAACGTTGCCCCGGCGGCAGCGCCCGCACCGGCTGCGGCCCCCGCGGCGCCTCCCGTGGTCGCGCCGGTCGCCCAGGTCGAGACGTCGAACGCGCCTGCCAGCGTTCTGCCGCAAGCAGTCGCGACACCCTCGCAGCCGGCCGCCGCCGCGCAACCCGCGCCGCCAGCTGGCCAAGCCGCCACCGCTTCGGCCCCCGTGCCCGCAGCCGCGCCTGTGCCAGTTGCGGCCCCCGCGCCCACGCCGGCCCCCGCCGCCGCCAACATCCCCGGCTGGAACCCCCAATCGCGTGAAGCCCTCCTGGCCGGTACCAAGCTGCTCAAGGTCATGCAGGACCAGAACGGCTGCAAGGTCATCTCGACCTTCAATTTCGGCGATGTGCCGCAGAACTACGTCACCCTCAAGTCCGAAGGCCTGGCCTGCGACGCCCAGGGCTATCTCACGGGCAAGGGCAAGCTGCGCCTGGAGCGCTCCGACGGCGCCCGCCTGGGCAGCACCAACGATGTCTGGCTGGTGGGCGGCATCCCCTTCAGCAGCAACGTCAACGCCCCCCGCCTGGCCTACGTCGGCGCCAACGGCACGCTGTGGTTCGACCTGGGCGGCGACGGCGCGCGTTTCCAATACCTGGCGCGCGGATCGCGCATGTCCTACGGCAACGGCCTGGACATCTGGTCAGTCAGACGTATCGACGTGCTGACCACCCAGCCGGAAACTTTCCGCAATGCCGCCGACATCAAGGTAGCGGTTGACCAGGCCTTGCGTGTCGCCAGCACCCTGCTGCCGCAAGGCGGGCAGGTCAGTCTGGCCTTCGGCGACAACCTCGAGCGCGGCTTTGCCAACGACAACGCCGACAGCCTGATCTATGCGATCGACGCCAACCGCTCGGTAAGCTGGCGCGGCGAAGTGAACGGCGAATGGCGCTACAACCTGCAGTACGCGCAGAACTACCTGTTCCGCCGCGACGAACAGGCCGCCCGCAAGAAACGCGACGAACTGCGCCAACAGGCCTGGCGCGAGCGCGACAACCTGCGCCAGTACGAAAACTGGGTGGCGCAGGCCAAGAGCAACCCCGGCGGCATCCTGGCGTCCATGCAGCAAAGCCAGCACTACGAGCCGGTGGTGGGGTCGGACTACGCGTCCATGATGGAGGGCCGGTCCCGCTCCGCCCGCCTGGTGGTGCACGTGGACGGCGACAAGGACCAGGACGCCGTGCTCGATTGGCCTTACGACATGCGCCTGGTCGGCCAGAAGAACCTGAAGAAGGGCTGGTATCTGGTCGCCGGCCAACTGCGCCTGGACACTCAACGCAAGGACGACGACGGCCTGCCGCTGACGCTGTTGACCCTCGACAAGTCCGCCCCCTTCGCCTGCCAGAAAGAAGGCTGCGCGGACCTCAACGATCCGCTGGTCGGCGCCCGCATGATGCTGGGCCTGCCGGATTGGACCCCCGAGAAGGCGCGCGACATCATTCAACAAGCCGAGCAGCCCTGATATACCCGACGGACAGACACAGATGATCAAGCAGAAGAATGTCCCCCTGATAGCAGGCGGTGTAGTAGTCGTGCTGGGCGCGATCTGGTACGGCCTGGGCGCTTATGCGTCCAGCAAGGCGGAAGACCGCCTGGTGGCCTACCTGGACAAGAACGGCCAGCGGGCCAACGTGCAGTGGAAAAGCGTTTCGGCGTCGATCTTCGGCTCCGCCACGATTGAAGGCGTGACCATCGGCGCGCCCGGCAAACCCATGGCCCTGATCGAGCGGGTCAAGGTGTCTGGCGTGCGCGACGACCGCGACCGCCAGAGCGGCGACGTCGTGCTGGAAAACGCCACGCTGCCGGACGGCAAGAGCCCCTTGACCCAGCTCAGCGTATTCCTGCAGGCAGGCAAGGCGGATCTTCCTGCCGCGACCCTGAACGTGCGCTGGGACTACCGGCGTGACGACGACAAGGCAGAAGTCAACGTCGGCCTGCGCCAGCCGAAGGCGCTCGATGCCGACCTGGCCTTGGAACTGGACCACCTGGGGCCGGCCGTCGCGGCCTTCTCCGACCCCACCAAGCTGGCCGGCGTGGCCATGGCGGGCGCGTTTGGCGGACTGGGCGGCTTGGGCCGCATGGACAGCTCTCTGGCCTCGCTGGCCCAGGTGCGCGTGAAGAGCCTCAACCTCAAGGTCAAGGATGATGGTTACGTCCAGCGCAGCATCGTGCTTTTCAAGCGCTACAACATCCAGGCCGTGCCGGGCGAGGGCAGCGCCGGCAAGCAGCGCGACAAGAAGTTCAACGAGGCCGTGAAGGAAAACCGCAAAGCCTGCGAGAGCCGCAATCTGATGGCCGGCTTCAAGGACAATGGCGATGCCTGCAAGGCCCTGGCCAACTTCCTGGGCGGCGACGACGACACGCTGAAGTTCGAAACCGATGCCCGCGCCCCGGTGTCGCTGGCGGAGCTGCTGGCGGGGGGCATGCGCGACTCCCAGAAGACGCTGGCGCTGTTCTCGCCGACCCTGAGCAACTGAGGTGGCGGGGGCGTCCCGGGGCGATCCTCCGCCGGGACGCTAAAATCAGGCGGACGGCGGCTTTCCCCGTCCTCCGTTCAACTTACGCTGGATCATCATGCTAGACCCCACTCTACTGCGCAAAGAACTGCAAACCGTCGTCGACCGGCTCAAGAGCCGCGGCGTCGACTTCGACACGGAACGCTTCAACGCGCTGGAGTCTCGCCGCAAGGCCGTCCAGACCGAAACCGAGTCCTTGCAGGCCAAACGCAACGCGCTGGCCAAGCAGATCGGCCAGCTCAAGGCGAAGGGCGAGGACGCCTCGGCCGTGATGGCGGAGTCGCAAGCCGTGCCGGTGCGCCTGAAGCAGCTGGAGGAAGACCTGGCCGACGTGCAGCAGAGCCTGAACGAATGGCTGATGGCCATCCCCAACCTGCCGCACGCCAGCGTGCCGGTGGGCGCTTCCAGCGACGAAAACGTCGAGGTGCGCCGGTGGGTGCCCAAGACCGGCGCCGACGGCAACCCGGAACCGCTGGGCTTCGAGCCCAAGGACCACGTCGCGCTGGGCGAGCCCCTGGGCCTGGATTTCGACATGGCCGCCAAGCTGTCGGGCGCGCGCTATGCCTTCATGAAGGGTCCCATGGCGCGCCTGCATCGCGCGCTGGCCCAGTTCATGCTGGATCTGCAGACCAATACGCACGGCTACACCGAGTGCTACACGCCCTACATCGTCAATGCGTCGACGCTGTATGGCACGGGCCAGCTGCCCAAGTTCAAGGACGACATGTTCGCCGTCAGCAAGGGCGGCGGCGACGACGACCCCAAGGTCGACGACCAGGGCAAGAGCTACGCGCGCGAAGATCAATACCTGATTTCCACGTCGGAAATCACCCTGACCAGCGTGGCGCGCGACACCATCCTGGCTGACGCCGACCTGCCGCTGCGCCTGACCGCCCATACCCCGTGCTTCCGGTCCGAAGCCGGCAGCGGCGGCCGCGACACCCGCGGCATGATCCGCCAGCACCAGTTCGACAAGGTCGAAATGGTGCAGATCGTCCGTCCGGACACGTCCTACGACGCGCTGGAGCAGATGGTCGGCCACGCGGAGAAAGTGCTGCAGTTGCTGGGCCTGCCTTACCGCGTGATGCTGCTGTGCACCGGCGACATGGGTTTCGGCGCGGCCAAGACCTATGACCTCGAAGTGTGGCTGCCGGCGCAGAACACCTGGCGTGAGATTTCGTCGGTGTCCAACTGCGAAAACTTCCAGGCCCGGCGCATGCAGGCCCGTTTCCGCAATGCCCAGGGCAAGCCGGAGTTCCTGCACACTTTGAACGGTTCCGGCCTGGCCGTGGGCCGCGCGCTGGTGGCGGTGCTCGAAAACGGCCAGCAGGCCGATGGCAGCGTCGTGGTGCCGGAGGTACTGCGGCCGTATATGGGCGGCGTCGACGTCCTGGGCGGTTGAGGCGCCGCGGGAACGTCCGCTGATGCGGGCGGGCCCACCGTCTGCCTGATACGCGGCATCGCAGAAGAAAAAACGCTGCATGGATAACCATGCAGCGTTTTTTTATTGCCCTATGCGAGAGGGGCCAGAGGAGCGGGAGGGCAACTTAACGGTGCCAGCCCGGGCCGTGGCCGTAGCCACCATGGCCGCCACGGTAGTAACGGGGCGGGGGACCGCCGCGATAACCGCCGTGCCACCCGCCGTAGATCACCGGGCCCGGATAGTAGTAAGGACGCGGCGCCACGACCACGGGCGCCGGCGGGCCGTAATAGACCGGGGCGGGTGCCACATAGACGGGGGGCGGCGGCGCCACGTAGACAGGTGCCGGCGCGACGACGAGCGGCGGGACACCGATGGCGATACCCACGTCCACGCGTGCCATGGCCGCACTGGAAATCATCAGGGCAGCAGCCCCGAGACCTGCAACTAGCCAATGCTTTTTCATGATGTACCTGCGCTTTGCCGCCTGGGCGGCCCTTTGATGACAACGACCCCATTGTCCGCCAAATGATCTGAGCAATACCTTTCAGACCCACCCTAAGTGGCGACAAACCTATACAGCACAGCGACAGCTTTGAGCGATTTTGTGGATTTGGGGCAAGTTGTGTGTTTCGACACAAGGCGGGGACCATAAGTTCCGAAATCGGGTGAAACAGGTCGCCCGAAACGGCGGCGACGGCCAGGGTTTTTCAATTGCTTACGTGTTTGTCTCGGCAACGCCACGCCTCTGAGGAGGGGACGGATCGGGCTCAGAATGTTACTCACTTTGAAATTACTGTTCGCGTTTGCTTTCATCTCAGCAATAAAGATGTCGAATGACATCGGCACAATCCTGTCCTGACTGATTTGCCTCGACGCCGTCCATGGTGGGAGCGGTGGAGCGATCGGTCCTGCTGTCAGGGGAATGCCATCATGAATAGTCGAACCGTTAATGGTTTCCGGGTGCGCTGCGCGGTCGAGGCCGTGAATCGCCAGTATCAGATCCAGGTCTGGACTCGCAAGCTCGGCGCCAACGCACCGGAAAAATGCTGGCCCTTGATGGATGGGCGCGCTTTCACCAATCAGGACGAGGCGGAGAAGAGCTGCGAGGTGCTGTTCCACGGCATCAGCGGCGTGCGCTCCAACGGCGAGCCGGAATATTCGCGCGCCGCGGCCTGATCGTCTGAAACACCGCGCGCGCCGCGCGCGCGGATTGCCACCAGTAGGTGACGACTCCCCGTCGACACCCCGTGGCGGCCCCTTTACACTGCCCGCTCTTCCAAGGGAGGCGGCAGCGTGGAATACGAGAACCTGTACTGGGGCATGGCCACGATAGTGGGCCTGGCCGTCATCGGTGGCGGCCTGTTCGCGCTGTTTCGCGGCGTGATCAATTCCCTCGGCGCGTGCGTCATCCTGGCCACCCTGAATGCCTGTGGCGTGCTGCACTTCGCGGGCCAGGGTCCCGTCGCCGACCAGGCCACCTTGCTGGCCCTGGCTTCCTTCATGTTCACACTGGTGATCGCGGTCGCGGCCAGCCTGGTCATGCGGCGGGTCTTGCGGCGTACCTGAGCTCTCCTGCTTGGACTTCCTCTTTTCAAAGTCTTTTCAAAGCCTTTTCAAAGGCTGAAGCCGGATTCCTTGCGCAGGGATGCCGACGCCGGCTCGCTCAACGCCTGTACGAATTGCGCCGCCAGCGCGGGCGCTGCCGCATGGGTGCAGACCGCCGCGGTGTAAACGGTGCTCAAGCCGTACCCGGAGGGCAGGTCGCCGACCAGCGTGACCCCCGGCGTATAGCGGATTTCGGTCACCTGGGTGCAGCCCAGCAGGCCCTGGCCGCCGGCCTTGGCCATGGCCGTCATGGCGGCGTTGCCGTTGGGATATTCATGGATGCGGTCGGCCAGGGTGTCAGTCAGGCCCAATTTGTTCAGCACGCCG is a window of Bordetella sp. N DNA encoding:
- the serS gene encoding serine--tRNA ligase codes for the protein MLDPTLLRKELQTVVDRLKSRGVDFDTERFNALESRRKAVQTETESLQAKRNALAKQIGQLKAKGEDASAVMAESQAVPVRLKQLEEDLADVQQSLNEWLMAIPNLPHASVPVGASSDENVEVRRWVPKTGADGNPEPLGFEPKDHVALGEPLGLDFDMAAKLSGARYAFMKGPMARLHRALAQFMLDLQTNTHGYTECYTPYIVNASTLYGTGQLPKFKDDMFAVSKGGGDDDPKVDDQGKSYAREDQYLISTSEITLTSVARDTILADADLPLRLTAHTPCFRSEAGSGGRDTRGMIRQHQFDKVEMVQIVRPDTSYDALEQMVGHAEKVLQLLGLPYRVMLLCTGDMGFGAAKTYDLEVWLPAQNTWREISSVSNCENFQARRMQARFRNAQGKPEFLHTLNGSGLAVGRALVAVLENGQQADGSVVVPEVLRPYMGGVDVLGG